One Alnus glutinosa chromosome 13, dhAlnGlut1.1, whole genome shotgun sequence genomic window, TACCACCCCTAAACGGATGGTCAGACATAAGTGGTAAACTGGAGTTTGGGCAACCTCTTGCTGTGTTTGGCAGGGACTAAACCGAAGCAGTGGGATTTGGCTCTACCTCAAGCagaatttgcttacaatagaTCAAAAAGCAGGACCACAGGAATGAGCCCATTCGAGATTGTCTATGGTCAGAATCCATCCAGAGTACTGGACTTAGCTCCTGTCCCACGTGTAGGCCGTTTGAATCCTAAGGCGGATGAGCTGGCCGAACATCTTCGGGGCATCCACGAGCAGGTGAAACTGGCCATTCAGGAGAGCAATGACAAGTACAAGCCTCGGGCGGACCGTCATCGTCGTCAGGTACTTTTTGATGTTGGTGATTTTGTTTGGGCAGTCGTAACTCATGATCGGTTTCCTGTTGGCGAGTATAATAAGCTTAAAGAGCGGAAGATCGGACCCTGTGAGATATTGCAAAAGATCAATGACAACGCCTACAGGTTGCGTCTCCCCAGTTATTTGAAAACGTCTGATGTCTATAATGTGAAGCACTTGAGTCCTTGTTTTGTGAATTCCGATGACATTGCTGTGAACTCGAGGACTAGTTCTTTCCAACCTGGGGTGATTGATGCAGGGGGATCCGAATCAGATGATGCTTAGTTGTCAGATTGCACATTGATGGTGTTGAATTACCTGGAGCAGGCAGATTAGCGCAAGAATTGAAAGAAATCGTGATCTAGCCTAATTGGGGCAATTTTCGAGTGCGCtgcagtattttggccataactttggctacgagtatccGAGTCACACATATGACCCCAATTCAAAAAGCTCTCTTCGGCACGCACGTCGTGTCTACCAAACAATGCTCGGTGCACCTCGTTTTGAGCCCAAAATCCATtgtttttccttccaaaaccttaattttagatattttttccttttatggtaacttttcgtttatcgattaggaggtgattctgagtCCGATTTTTGGCAGactgtttattttattctgtatttcgttttattagggttttcaggattttgttattttttggtaaaatttcGAATTTTCAACTATATTAGCTCGGTTTGTGGGCGTTTTTCCAAtagttgttgattattgataattttatcgaattcagagtttGTCTCTGTGTTTGGGgtaatttttctgttttcttccttgcaaactaccTGTTGGTTAACCTACAGAATAATTGCTATTCTGTCCGACGTCAATTCCGTACTGCTAGCTGGCGATTTGAAGGTTGCTTTGAGGGTCAAAGTCAATGACAAGGGTCTAGTGGGATGCGAAGATATTTCAAACTACGCAAGATGCCTAAttgaaggagaagaaggaaaattGGTCAAGAACAAAATGAAAGAACTAAAGATTGCAGCTGATAGGGCTTTGAGCGAAGAAGGGTCGTCAACAAAATCACTGGCGGAGGTGGCTTAGGTGTGGAAGAGTCACAATTCATGACgaagaataatatattttgagTCATCGAACGTTCATTAGAGTTTCTTCATGCATCGATTGTTCAATCCATgtagaaaattacaaaaatccaaaaattcaaaGGGAGTGTCTTCAATATTAGTTGAATAGCTTACCTTACCTAAAAAGAGGGAATCAAGTATcacttttcaaatttataatctTAAGTGCCAAAAGAGTGATAGTTTAAAAGGGCTCATAATTTAAGGggaaaaattcatttttctgtaaaatttaattgttaaatGGCGAATACAATATCCTTAACAACTTTCTAAATTTTCTGTGTACAGGAAGTTAGTTTGGACCTTTATGTTGATTGATGCCTGCCTCACTTTAATTACTTGATTCATGAACGTTCGACCCAGATAGatcgaaaataaaaaattacctcTTAAACAATCATAATCCCTTATTAATACCGATTAAGGCttacttaaccctaattaagggTTCAAGGTATTACACTGGGAGCGGCAGAGAGCCATCCTCATCACCTCTAGGGGTGGTTCGCAGGcacccctttcctttttttcttttttctatatatatatatattttcttttttctaaaaaaaatatatatatgtatattttagttttatatatatatatatatattaagaatgaCATGGCATTGACGGGCACCTAACGAAATTCACAAATGTTTTGACAAAATAGCTTTATGAGTTTTTATAAAGTGATTAATAATTCTCTAGAataagcaaaataaataaattaaaaattaaaaaaataaatataaaaaagatagaaagaaaggtcaatatcattaaaaaagtcGGCAAAATTCGTTAATGTTCCACGTCAACACAAATCACAGTATGATGTGTgtcacttataataaaaaaataaaaattaaaaattattaaagaattaagaaaatcaaatataacatatatatattagcactgaaattatgagaaagaaaattttattcaaattcgTTTTACCACCAATGACTAAAGATACTAACATGTTAAAAGATATTTGCATATTCTAAGAAATTAATGTCATTTTCAAACAAataagaaacagaaaagaaaaacaaattatattctTTAAACAATACTaataaatgaacaattaaaGGAGTCAAtgttacaacaaaaaataaaaaggtttcaagaaaaaaatagaattgaaaATTTGTACTAACATTCATAATACCTTTTGGCATAGAAAAAGCCATGTTGTCCAATTACCTTACGGAAGATTGCTCTGAAATCGCTATGCCTGTTTTATACATTATACTGGCCTTACATAGCAAAGGAAGAGATAAAATACAAATATGAATAGTAGCTTTTGAACAATAAAGGATCCACATGTCTGAACAATAAAGATTCTGTATGTCTTTTAAACAGTAAAAATATGCATAATTCTCTAATTGATTTCGAGGTTTGAACTGTAAATGGTGCAATAATTctttaaaaactaataattcAGTCAGTCAACTCTTTTGTCTTCTGTGAAGGAACCAAAAGGAGCCCGCCTCACTCTCTGTGAGACTCTGATTCACATGCGTCATCGGCCACTTCTTTGCTTTGCTTAGCATTTTCCAATTAACTACCATTCAAACCTACCAAACCCATGACTGATCATCTCTCTTCtttcaaattaaagaaaaaaactgatCATCTGTCTATATATACTTGTTTGCTTCGCTAAGACTCACATATATATTACAATCCTTCAAAAAACCCACTGTTTTCCCTCACCTTGAATTATGCAACACTCCCAGCAGGAACCACCCCACGTAGCCATTGTGCCCACTCCAGGGATGGGCCATCTCATCCCACTAGTTGAGCTCGCCAAGCGACTCGTCGTCCACCACGATTTCCTGGTCACCTTACTCATCCCCACAGATGGCTCACCCATGAAACCTCAAAAGGCCGTCCTTGAAGCCCTACCCAACGCCATATCCGCCATATTTCTTCCTCCCGTGAGCCTGGACGACCTCTCCGAGGACATTATGATGGAGGCTCGGATCTCACTCACCCTGACTCGGTCCCTCCCTGCCCTAAGAGACTCTTTCAAGGTCTTAGCCGAGTCATCTCGGCTAGTGGCCTTGGTGGTTGATTTATTTGGTACGGAGGCCTTTGATGTGGCTAAAGAATTCGGTGTTTCTTCCTACCTACTTTTCCCTACAACCGCGATGGTTTTGTCGTTGGTCTTTTACTTACCAGAGCTTGATGAAACATACTCTTGTGAGTACAGAGACTTGCCGGAACCGGTCAAATTACCTGGTTGTGTGCCGGTCCATGGGACGGATCTGATAGACCCGATTCAAGATAGAAAGAATGAGGTCTATAAAGGGATTCTACAAATGGCCAAACGATACCCTCTTGCTGCTGGAATTATGGTTAATAGCTTTTTGGATTTGGAACCAGGTTCTTTTAAAGCTTTGATGGAAGGAAAAGAGGGGAGGCCACCTGTTTACCCAGTTGGACCACTAGTTCAGTCAGGTTCAGATCATGGGGCTTACGGTTCGGAGTGTTTGAGGTGGTTGGATGAGCAGCCAAATAACTCAGTGTTATTTGTTTCATTTGGTAGTGGTGGGACGCTCTCACATGAGCAGCTACATGAATTGGCCTTAGGACTTGAAATGAGTGGACAAAGATTTCTTTGGGTTATCAGGAGCCCACATGAGAAAGCTGCCAATGCAACTTACTTCAGCGTACAAAGCATTAAGGATCCTTTGGATTTTCTTCCCGACGGGTTCTTGGAGAGGACCAAAAGGGTGGGTCTAGTGGTGCCCTCTTGGGCTCCTCAGGTGCAGGTCCTAAAGCATGGCTCCACGGGCGGGTTTTTGACCCATTGCGGGTGGAATTCAACCCTGGAAAGCATTTTGCATGGCGTGCCGTTGATTGCTTGGCCACTCTACGCGGAGCAAAGGATGAACTCCCTACTGCTAGCTGACGATTTGAAGGTTGCTTTGAGGGTCAAAGTCAATGACAAGGGTCTAGTGGGACACGAAGATATTTCAAACTACGCAAGATGCCTAAttgaaggagaagaaggaaaattGCTCAAGAGCAAAATGAAAGAACTAAAGATTGCAGCTGATAGGGCTTTGAGCGAAGAAGGGTCGTCAACAAAATCACTGGCGGAGGTGGCTCAGGTGTGGAAGAGTCACAATTAATGAcaaagaataatatattttgagTCGTCGTTTGGTCTACAGCAGTTTTTGTTGCGCAAGAGTTCAAGTCTACTTTGATGGGTAAAATGGCTAAATTTACCTTCGTAGGCTTTTtgatttaagttaataagtttttagggtgttttacacctagtgccctaaaatcATCTAGTTTGAGAGTCATTGatctaacactcgttacatgagTTAATTAAAAAGCTTAATGAAattaagcattgcacagcctacatatatatatgcctcggttgttttatctaatggggagttcaacaaatttgaaatattcaatcattcatgattgagattagtttttgaaaccccatgactatgctaagttcactttacaccaattgaatcttgtgatatctcataatgccatgttagtaacttaatttttaattccctaaaattgtgaagatggagtttattttgttaagcttgccaatgaatgagaaccattatttttatgattgcattcttggggataacatggtatGAACAATGTTTGTAGTATCATTCCTAGCAAACTCTAGCGAGACTTCACTCATCCACTAGGAAAtcctaagggtttaaaaggcttgttgcatacactaaatgcaaccgtacatcccacgaaagtaggatttatcttgttgtttttcagttttatttctgtTTTCTATTGCTAAGgaactagcaatatgtaagtttgggggtgtgataaatggtgaatgttgcacattcaaaccccttaatttgcatatgttaatttcttagcattgttatttgtttgattttgtattgttttattgttttctggttttaaataaagatacaattaattctattgattttgggcttaaaacacactttgagaagacctagaagatattggtaagcttaaccaattataataaaagacttctatgatgtggttaagtttactcaaatcaaggaaatgattaaatcagaatttctccaataagagtcaaaattggattggattcaaatttggattttgcacatATCTCAGTGTTTTgctcataacttttggctcagatATTAGATTGCAATAAATTTgatggcattggaaagctaataaaaaatgaaataaatatgtctgaaataaatttttcctaattcagacgtttactataccaaaattgccccacaataaaagaccgcaaatctagacaaatttggaatcattttcctacttgaatTGAAGTTTTAATCTCTTACTCGGACTAAGAGATTAAGTTtcgatttttcttgaatttttatggcttctaggcctctcttagtctctataaatagactctTAAGCTTCAAAGgaaggtgtgcttgtgcttagctttagacaaaatATTCTTCTTGGATGCTTAACAAGttaaagaggagaagaacatggcaagagTTCATCTCAACACCACGATAAGCGGCTAAATTCGTTATAAGGTGTTGATGTAgcatttccaagtaacaatggtttaattgtattttaatttgggattttctgtatgcatgatggttgtataactgtgaaaattgatattaatgtttatattcaatcattatgaatttcttatcttgtcttagaaagtcatttatattgattgaactcaatctttcatattttctgtgattatgtaaatgattgttatacaacggttttaattgacatatgatcaagagggttaaaTAGACCATACCTAGTGAAGATGGATTGTACTATACcctagtttaatgtaatttaggtagacagttcgtaccaactgAAGACGGGTTATACTATTCATTGattgtgtatatcct contains:
- the LOC133854863 gene encoding hydroquinone glucosyltransferase-like produces the protein MQHSQQEPPHVAIVPTPGMGHLIPLVELAKRLVVHHDFLVTLLIPTDGSPMKPQKAVLEALPNAISAIFLPPVSLDDLSEDIMMEARISLTLTRSLPALRDSFKVLAESSRLVALVVDLFGTEAFDVAKEFGVSSYLLFPTTAMVLSLVFYLPELDETYSCEYRDLPEPVKLPGCVPVHGTDLIDPIQDRKNEVYKGILQMAKRYPLAAGIMVNSFLDLEPGSFKALMEGKEGRPPVYPVGPLVQSGSDHGAYGSECLRWLDEQPNNSVLFVSFGSGGTLSHEQLHELALGLEMSGQRFLWVIRSPHEKAANATYFSVQSIKDPLDFLPDGFLERTKRVGLVVPSWAPQVQVLKHGSTGGFLTHCGWNSTLESILHGVPLIAWPLYAEQRMNSLLLADDLKVALRVKVNDKGLVGHEDISNYARCLIEGEEGKLLKSKMKELKIAADRALSEEGSSTKSLAEVAQVWKSHN